One Lutzomyia longipalpis isolate SR_M1_2022 chromosome 4, ASM2433408v1 DNA segment encodes these proteins:
- the LOC129794705 gene encoding chitin deacetylase 7, protein MNLVNLFVCLALSVCVLAAPQQRNDEEVVDLLPLAESCDPTICTPPNCRCSSTVLDEDIPYAETPQLVMLTFDDAVTALNYEYIEEALGGRRNPDNCPAAATFFVSHEYTDYSKVHALWAAGHEIALHSITHTPSTEYWKTASVETMIAEFGDQRDTLAHFAAIDRDDIVGVRVPHLQLSGNNSFEAIRRFGGLYDCSWPTQHFIAPGMWPFSLDYASTMDCTLGNCPTASIPGVWVAPMIDWIDTEGYKCAMVDTCPSMPEDDVDATFEWMKENFERIYNSNRAPFGVFLHSAWFLTRQSNFPAYKKFIEYMNSLPDVYLVSVSKAIEYTRDPRAVTGTSAVPPDNPPESEEAEEQQPHPQPQPQPQPQPDSAQEPEQEENHSEEEEIEHEENHIDEEEHGEEENHVDENEHHVEAEENHVEEENHVEGEDEHVVIDPRRRVRRQVRPNSAFNECQAVHENTCVPKVCQLTKTSTGEERWMTSCAPCPAVYPWLGNPLGLREVPQPEENDEE, encoded by the exons ATgaatttagtgaatttatttgtgtGCCTGGCACTCAGTGTCTGTGTTCTTGCTGCACCACAGCAAAGGAATGATGAGGAAGTTGTGGATTTGCTACCGCTCGCTGAGAGTTGTGACCCAACAATTTGTACACCACCCAATTGTCGTTGCTCATCCACTGTCTTGGATGAGGACATCCCCTATGCGGAGACCCCACAGCTTGTTATGCTGACATTCGATGATGCCGTAACAGCCCTCAATTATGAGTACATCGAAGAAGCTCTCGGGGGTCGTAGGAATCCCGACAATTGTCCAGCAGCTGCAACTTTCTTCGTGTCTCACGAATACACGGATTACTCCAAAGTTCACGCTCTTTGGGCAGCAGGACACGAAATTGCTCTGCATTCGATCAC ACACACTCCTTCAACGGAATACTGGAAAACAGCTTCAGTGGAAACAATGATTGCTGAATTTGGTGATCAGCGTGATACCCTTGCGCATTTTGCAGCCATTGATAGGGATGATATTGTGGGTGTTCGTGTACCTCACCTTCAGCTTTCTGGAAACAACAGCTTCGAGGCTATTCGTCGCTTTGGTGGTCTCTACGACTGCTCATGGCCAACACAGCACTTCATTGCTCCGGGAATGTGGCCCTTTTCCTTGGACTATGCCTCAACGATGGACTGCACGCTGGGAAATTGTCCAACAGCCTCAATTCCTGGTGTCTGGGTAGCTCCAATGATCGACTGGATTGACACAGAGGGATACAAATGCGCTATGGTTGATACCTGTCCTAGTAT GCCAGAAGACGACGTTGATGCAACCTTTGAATGGATGAAGGAGAACTTTGAACGGATCTACAACTCTAACAGGGCACCTTTTGGAGTCTTCCTTCACAGTGCTTGGTTCTTGACACGACAGAGCAACTTCCCAGCTTACAAAAA ATTCATTGAATACATGAACTCCCTCCCAGATGTTTATCTTGTGAGTGTGTCCAAAGCCATTGAGTACACAAGAGATCCTAGGGCTGTTACGGGTACCAGTGCTGTACCACCAGATAATCCTCCAGAATCTGAGGAAGCTGAGGAGCAACAACCCCATCCACAACCACAACCTCAACCGCAACCACAACCTGATTCAGCTCAGGAGCCTGAGCAGGAAGAGAATCACAGTGAAGAGGAGGAAATTGAGCATGAAGAAAATCACATTGATGAAGAAGAGCATGGAGAAGAGGAAAACCACGTTGATGAGAATGAACATCACGTTGAGGCGGAAGAAAACCAcgttgaagaagaaaaccaCGTTGAAGGAGAAGACGAGCATGTTGTAATTGATCCCCGTAGACGCGTCAGGAGACAAGTTCGTCCCAATTCGGCATTCAATGAGTGCCAAGCTGTTCATGAGAACACCTGCGTCCCAAAAGTCTGTCAACTCACAAAGACATCCACAGGAGAGGAGCGCTGGATGACCAGCTGTGCTCCTTGCCCAGCTGTCTACCCTTGGTTGGGAAATCCTCTCGGGCTTCGAGAGGTTCCACAGCCTGAAGAGAATGACGAAGAGTAA